The Arctopsyche grandis isolate Sample6627 chromosome 10, ASM5162203v2, whole genome shotgun sequence genome window below encodes:
- the LOC143918444 gene encoding FAST kinase domain-containing protein 3, mitochondrial-like isoform X1, with the protein MSSTMALHLLLRNGKFLQTNRSIPTSIFRFLSTCKTLKSDDKVKSSDLGSSTILMQDGLTVQELPVIVRRIKNMIFPFNNTMHCTSGSSTKFTEAESDVHQMIHKEFVRCSTLDDVYLLLSKCSTITPNIALGAMERIFKIQDESLNSRSVDTTGAVPNPDLLQKLSNIIISTDDIYALLRAFNLCVSKNDVYLNIFCDEILKRVTDNKLSIFQVCDVVASFGSNKKDETLSENVEKLWIGLIGREKEFDEKSAIKCFSILNHLKASRKIVLRVLERRMFTLWWQIKSDSVIEILNSFIKNNIFNSKIMPVLGKWMNTNIHTLSEDNLFEITVKLNMLNYTDSQIERALERYVKFKGLNIKLDTLVVAIMNHCSLFKIRNPHILSGCAEYFIINGRQLSPMFIKPVLYPFGYLNFHPSNGLKFWEAVENVLEENFLKISIEDMLDIMLACVYLEKYPINFIPKIFNAHFLDKINSSENAGVLRSKLKLLDTALSLECKAHKGPLLPKDHGAKSYLYDGRVKRLLNHTRESFEIAAGGVDCFSTFVVLPYIYTTNLYIIDVMFHPPGLRSSMLNWNLKKDRNVNVALLIHVPEHFCSYGDTLLGPQVMRIKHLRILGLKVVNLKYEILSRLRMHTKELNKYIVENIKKSQSAL; encoded by the coding sequence ATGTCATCTACAATGGCATTGCATCTTCTTTTGCGCAATGGAAAGTTTCTTCAAACCAATAGATCTATTCCAACTTCTATTTTTCGTTTCTTATCAACTTGCAAAACGCTCAAAAGCGATGACAAAGTGAAATCATCTGACCTCGGCAGTAGCACTATTCTGATGCAGGATGGCCTCACCGTTCAGGAACTCCCAGTGATCGTTCGTAGAATAAAGAATATGATTTTTCCATTTAACAATACGATGCACTGTACTAGCGGAAGCTCTACCAAATTCACAGAGGCGGAGAGCGATGTTCATCAAATGATACACAAAGAGTTTGTTCGATGTTCCACCTTGGACgatgtttatttattactatcaaAGTGCAGCACAATCACGCCAAATATTGCATTAGGTGCCATGGAGcgaattttcaaaatacaagATGAATCGTTAAATTCAAGATCAGTCGATACTACTGGAGCAGTGCCTAATCCTGACTTATTACAAAAACtaagtaatattattattagcaCAGATGATATATATGCCCTACTAAGGGCTTTCAATTTATGTGTATCTAAGAACGATGTTTACTTGAATATTTTCTGCGATGAAATTCTCAAACGAGTAACTGACAATAAGCTTTCCATTTTTCAAGTGTGTGATGTAGTTGCCAGCTTTGGCTCCAATAAGAAAGATGAAACACTTTCTGAAAATGTGGAGAAACTTTGGATCGGGCTGATAGGAAGAGAAAAAGAGTTTGATGAAAAGAGTGCGATAAAATGctttagtattttaaatcatCTAAAAGCTAGTCGAAAAATAGTATTACGTGTTTTAGAAAGAAGAATGTTTACCTTATGGTGGCAAATTAAATCAGATAGTGTCATTGAAATTTTGAActcttttataaaaaataacatatttaacAGTAAAATAATGCCTGTTTTGGGTAAGTGGATGAATACTAATATTCACACGTTATCGGAGGACAATCTCTTTGAAATCACTGTGAAATTGAATATGTTAAATTATACTGACTCACAGATTGAGAGAGCTTTGGAGAGATATGTTAAATTCAAAGGATTAAACATAAAACTTGACACACTCGTTGTGGCTATTATGAATCACTGTTCGTTGTTCAAGATTAGAAATCCTCATATACTGAGTGGATGTGCAGAATATTTCATCATCAACGGAAGACAACTCAGTCCCATGTTTATAAAACCGGTATTATATCCTTTCGGCTATTTGAATTTCCACCCCAGTAACGGCTTGAAGTTTTGGGAAGCAGTTGAGAACGTTTTGGAagaaaattttttgaaaataagcaTAGAAGACATGCTCGATATCATGCTGGCTTGTGTTTATCTAGAAAAATATCCGATAAATTTCATTCCTAAGATTTTCAATGCACATTTTctcgataaaataaattcttCGGAAAATGCTGGAGTCTTACGcagtaaattgaaattattagacACTGCCCTGTCGTTAGAATGCAAAGCTCATAAAGGTCCACTTCTTCCCAAAGATCACGGTGCGAAATCCTATTTATACGATGGTCGAGTCAAACGATTGCTGAATCATACGAGAGAGAGCTTTGAAATAGCGGCCGGTGGTGTAGACTGTTTTTCAACTTTCGTTGTGTTGCCTTACATTTACACGACCAATCTGTACATCATTGATGTAATGTTCCATCCTCCAGGCTTACGAAGTAGTATGTTGAATTGGAATTTAAAGAAAGACAGAAATGTCAACGTAGCATTATTGATACACGTTCCAGAGCATTTTTGCTCGTATGGGGATACACTCTTAGGCCCGCAAGTAATGCGAATTAAACACTTACGGATTTTAGGACTGAAGGTAGTGAatctaaaatatgaaattttatcacGTTTGCGGATGCATACAAAAGAATTAAATAAGTACATCgtagaaaatatcaaaaagtCTCAGTCAGCATTATAG
- the LOC143918444 gene encoding FAST kinase domain-containing protein 3, mitochondrial-like isoform X2, translated as MIHKEFVRCSTLDDVYLLLSKCSTITPNIALGAMERIFKIQDESLNSRSVDTTGAVPNPDLLQKLSNIIISTDDIYALLRAFNLCVSKNDVYLNIFCDEILKRVTDNKLSIFQVCDVVASFGSNKKDETLSENVEKLWIGLIGREKEFDEKSAIKCFSILNHLKASRKIVLRVLERRMFTLWWQIKSDSVIEILNSFIKNNIFNSKIMPVLGKWMNTNIHTLSEDNLFEITVKLNMLNYTDSQIERALERYVKFKGLNIKLDTLVVAIMNHCSLFKIRNPHILSGCAEYFIINGRQLSPMFIKPVLYPFGYLNFHPSNGLKFWEAVENVLEENFLKISIEDMLDIMLACVYLEKYPINFIPKIFNAHFLDKINSSENAGVLRSKLKLLDTALSLECKAHKGPLLPKDHGAKSYLYDGRVKRLLNHTRESFEIAAGGVDCFSTFVVLPYIYTTNLYIIDVMFHPPGLRSSMLNWNLKKDRNVNVALLIHVPEHFCSYGDTLLGPQVMRIKHLRILGLKVVNLKYEILSRLRMHTKELNKYIVENIKKSQSAL; from the coding sequence ATGATACACAAAGAGTTTGTTCGATGTTCCACCTTGGACgatgtttatttattactatcaaAGTGCAGCACAATCACGCCAAATATTGCATTAGGTGCCATGGAGcgaattttcaaaatacaagATGAATCGTTAAATTCAAGATCAGTCGATACTACTGGAGCAGTGCCTAATCCTGACTTATTACAAAAACtaagtaatattattattagcaCAGATGATATATATGCCCTACTAAGGGCTTTCAATTTATGTGTATCTAAGAACGATGTTTACTTGAATATTTTCTGCGATGAAATTCTCAAACGAGTAACTGACAATAAGCTTTCCATTTTTCAAGTGTGTGATGTAGTTGCCAGCTTTGGCTCCAATAAGAAAGATGAAACACTTTCTGAAAATGTGGAGAAACTTTGGATCGGGCTGATAGGAAGAGAAAAAGAGTTTGATGAAAAGAGTGCGATAAAATGctttagtattttaaatcatCTAAAAGCTAGTCGAAAAATAGTATTACGTGTTTTAGAAAGAAGAATGTTTACCTTATGGTGGCAAATTAAATCAGATAGTGTCATTGAAATTTTGAActcttttataaaaaataacatatttaacAGTAAAATAATGCCTGTTTTGGGTAAGTGGATGAATACTAATATTCACACGTTATCGGAGGACAATCTCTTTGAAATCACTGTGAAATTGAATATGTTAAATTATACTGACTCACAGATTGAGAGAGCTTTGGAGAGATATGTTAAATTCAAAGGATTAAACATAAAACTTGACACACTCGTTGTGGCTATTATGAATCACTGTTCGTTGTTCAAGATTAGAAATCCTCATATACTGAGTGGATGTGCAGAATATTTCATCATCAACGGAAGACAACTCAGTCCCATGTTTATAAAACCGGTATTATATCCTTTCGGCTATTTGAATTTCCACCCCAGTAACGGCTTGAAGTTTTGGGAAGCAGTTGAGAACGTTTTGGAagaaaattttttgaaaataagcaTAGAAGACATGCTCGATATCATGCTGGCTTGTGTTTATCTAGAAAAATATCCGATAAATTTCATTCCTAAGATTTTCAATGCACATTTTctcgataaaataaattcttCGGAAAATGCTGGAGTCTTACGcagtaaattgaaattattagacACTGCCCTGTCGTTAGAATGCAAAGCTCATAAAGGTCCACTTCTTCCCAAAGATCACGGTGCGAAATCCTATTTATACGATGGTCGAGTCAAACGATTGCTGAATCATACGAGAGAGAGCTTTGAAATAGCGGCCGGTGGTGTAGACTGTTTTTCAACTTTCGTTGTGTTGCCTTACATTTACACGACCAATCTGTACATCATTGATGTAATGTTCCATCCTCCAGGCTTACGAAGTAGTATGTTGAATTGGAATTTAAAGAAAGACAGAAATGTCAACGTAGCATTATTGATACACGTTCCAGAGCATTTTTGCTCGTATGGGGATACACTCTTAGGCCCGCAAGTAATGCGAATTAAACACTTACGGATTTTAGGACTGAAGGTAGTGAatctaaaatatgaaattttatcacGTTTGCGGATGCATACAAAAGAATTAAATAAGTACATCgtagaaaatatcaaaaagtCTCAGTCAGCATTATAG